The following proteins are encoded in a genomic region of Paraburkholderia sp. BL23I1N1:
- a CDS encoding glycosyltransferase family 2 protein, with product MKPVDRRSGETILSVVIPAFNVEHYIGVALKSVLTQPRSEEIELIVVDDGSTDGTLNEILQVKEGAGGHKITVIHQENQGVSAARNAGIARAKSRYIGFLDSDDEFAANFSDVIMPLLDADMADIIEFNVGIVDSTGRIVSELRMVDDATLGLRTNSTAMLLEFARICQVHSGARVYRRELWDGIEFPVGRVYEDCFAIPLVYKRARTLYGIRDQLYYYRRRAGSITQTTTLWSVQCVAHFAADALEKSEREDERVYWLALFNKFFANQCFLTSRVDASVLPEAMTLVEATAAKYRTFAKKHREQLPALRFRTQISVNRRVFQVKGLIKRTLGLELRPPVAAPRRVDSRGLDNHP from the coding sequence ATGAAACCAGTGGATAGACGTAGCGGCGAGACAATTTTGTCCGTGGTAATTCCAGCCTTCAACGTCGAGCACTACATCGGCGTAGCACTCAAATCGGTCCTCACTCAACCCAGATCAGAAGAGATCGAGTTGATTGTGGTCGACGATGGGTCGACGGATGGCACGCTGAATGAAATCCTTCAGGTCAAGGAAGGCGCGGGCGGACACAAGATCACAGTGATTCATCAGGAGAACCAGGGCGTCAGCGCCGCTCGCAATGCAGGCATCGCACGTGCGAAATCCCGCTATATCGGTTTTCTCGATTCCGACGACGAATTCGCGGCGAATTTCTCGGACGTCATCATGCCGTTGCTCGATGCAGACATGGCGGACATCATTGAATTCAATGTCGGTATAGTGGATTCGACAGGACGCATCGTCAGCGAGCTGCGAATGGTGGACGATGCCACCTTGGGCCTACGCACCAACAGTACGGCCATGCTGTTGGAGTTCGCACGCATTTGCCAGGTGCATTCCGGCGCGCGTGTCTATCGCCGTGAGTTGTGGGACGGTATCGAGTTTCCTGTCGGCCGTGTGTATGAAGACTGCTTTGCCATTCCGCTGGTGTATAAGCGCGCTCGGACGCTGTACGGCATTCGTGATCAGCTCTACTACTATCGCCGGCGTGCTGGGAGCATTACGCAGACAACAACGCTATGGTCAGTCCAATGCGTTGCTCACTTTGCGGCGGACGCGCTTGAGAAGAGCGAGAGGGAAGATGAAAGAGTTTATTGGCTCGCGCTCTTCAATAAATTTTTCGCTAACCAGTGCTTTTTGACTTCCCGTGTCGACGCGTCCGTGCTTCCCGAAGCAATGACGCTTGTCGAGGCGACGGCAGCGAAGTATCGAACCTTCGCCAAAAAGCACCGGGAGCAGTTGCCTGCGTTGCGCTTTCGCACACAGATATCGGTCAACCGTCGCGTGTTTCAGGTGAAGGGGTTGATCAAGCGCACGCTGGGCCTGGAACTGCGGCCTCCCGTAGCAGCCCCGCGCCGTGTCGATTCTCGTGGATTGGACAACCATCCTTGA
- a CDS encoding glycosyl hydrolase, giving the protein MNVLKHPASVSGTAIPPSTSINDSSGAVWSVKSGVAYRAGVKAGFTMNVTLLLWYAGKMYQENVDNQWWVWQNSNWVASADPRPASSSGSGSSPASSTPATPTPPATSAAIPFFGVNEHYNYGGIYTSVPLATQAAALVDLGMPGNRQDIHSYDQIDTVANTVIPGMGSNVTIMPMIDAYPWDDPSLNGQTPTEASAYAYAYSMAAYAATKFKGVPAVEFGNEYDLDSHNQPVANDGANVSDYDNNYWPIWRGALRGYYDGWRSVDTAGTTKIINTASSGFLHLGWYKGMLTGTQPDGSTGHPVVKTDIIQLHWYSDGGDPENTWGVTGTNYNVLKSLHDAYNLPIMFTEIGINTDFTTAQAQTYINKTIPELVAAKATYNVIGLNWYELYDDPTGQYGIMTSSAAKKPIYTTLKTAIAATK; this is encoded by the coding sequence GTGAATGTCCTCAAGCACCCCGCGTCTGTCAGTGGCACCGCGATTCCGCCGTCCACGTCGATCAACGATTCGTCGGGCGCAGTCTGGTCGGTGAAGAGTGGCGTGGCCTATCGCGCGGGTGTGAAGGCGGGCTTTACGATGAACGTCACGTTGCTGCTCTGGTATGCCGGCAAGATGTATCAGGAAAACGTCGACAATCAATGGTGGGTCTGGCAGAACAGCAACTGGGTCGCATCGGCTGATCCGCGTCCTGCTTCCAGCTCGGGTTCTGGTTCCAGCCCCGCGTCGAGCACGCCCGCGACACCCACGCCTCCGGCGACGTCTGCGGCCATCCCGTTCTTCGGCGTGAACGAGCACTACAACTACGGCGGCATCTACACGTCGGTCCCGCTGGCCACCCAGGCTGCTGCCTTGGTCGACCTCGGAATGCCGGGGAATCGGCAGGATATTCACAGCTACGATCAGATCGATACCGTGGCGAATACGGTCATTCCTGGCATGGGCTCGAACGTCACGATCATGCCCATGATCGATGCCTATCCGTGGGATGACCCATCGCTGAACGGACAAACGCCGACCGAGGCGAGCGCTTACGCATACGCCTACTCGATGGCGGCTTACGCAGCGACCAAGTTTAAGGGCGTACCGGCAGTCGAATTCGGCAACGAATACGATCTCGATAGCCACAACCAACCGGTGGCCAACGACGGCGCCAACGTCTCCGACTATGACAACAACTATTGGCCGATCTGGCGCGGGGCGCTGCGCGGTTACTATGATGGATGGCGTTCGGTCGATACGGCAGGCACGACGAAGATCATCAACACCGCGTCATCGGGTTTCCTGCACCTGGGTTGGTACAAAGGTATGCTGACCGGCACCCAGCCTGATGGTTCGACCGGACATCCTGTGGTGAAGACCGACATCATTCAGTTGCACTGGTACTCTGACGGTGGTGATCCGGAGAATACGTGGGGTGTGACGGGCACGAACTACAACGTTCTCAAGTCCCTGCACGACGCGTACAACCTCCCGATCATGTTCACTGAAATCGGCATCAACACCGATTTCACCACGGCGCAGGCGCAGACGTACATCAACAAGACGATTCCTGAACTCGTCGCGGCGAAAGCCACGTACAACGTGATCGGCCTCAACTGGTACGAACTGTACGACGACCCTACCGGACAGTACGGGATCATGACGAGCAGCGCAGCCAAGAAGCCCATTTACACCACGCTGAAAACGGCAATCGCGGCGACGAAGTAA
- a CDS encoding glycosyltransferase family 2 protein, with the protein MSMPKVSVLLPIYNVEPYVEACLQSLLSQTCTDFEIIAVDDCSPDRSGEITDRVLSSQNKVAWKLVTNERNQGLAETRRIAAMEASGDYVLCVDSDDYVHPNLIERVIEEALEHDADVVIFAATNVNSDGTVNYQIESDDKVISGVEAVEGIMDLKLQAYCWNKLVRRSIFVGVHHPSGLIYEDICVSVQTLGRSKTVRLIPDCLYFYVLRDSGISTRFNPKIVDLFTIMDLVEKTTASLPIKNRERRLFRLKYIYGFRTVAFQVAMRAPTYRLASPILQTVSERLHLQHLYRMVADSRPKLSFVMFLLKIHPRIFYSFVRRFSER; encoded by the coding sequence ATGTCAATGCCAAAAGTAAGCGTTCTGCTGCCAATCTACAACGTCGAGCCTTACGTTGAAGCTTGCCTTCAGTCGCTTTTGTCGCAGACCTGTACGGACTTTGAGATCATCGCCGTCGACGACTGCAGCCCGGACCGGTCCGGCGAAATCACGGATCGCGTGCTGAGTTCGCAGAACAAAGTGGCATGGAAGCTGGTGACGAACGAACGCAATCAGGGGCTTGCCGAAACGCGCCGAATTGCTGCCATGGAAGCAAGCGGCGACTATGTGCTATGCGTCGACAGCGATGACTACGTTCATCCAAATTTGATAGAGAGAGTCATTGAAGAGGCGCTGGAGCATGACGCTGACGTTGTGATCTTTGCGGCCACTAACGTCAATTCCGATGGCACGGTGAATTATCAGATTGAAAGCGACGACAAGGTGATCAGCGGGGTCGAGGCTGTTGAAGGAATCATGGATCTGAAGCTCCAGGCCTACTGTTGGAACAAGCTTGTGCGGCGTTCGATCTTTGTCGGCGTCCACCATCCGAGCGGACTCATTTACGAAGACATCTGCGTGTCGGTCCAGACCTTGGGCAGATCGAAGACTGTGCGCCTGATACCGGACTGCTTGTATTTCTACGTGCTTCGCGATAGTGGCATCTCGACCCGGTTCAATCCAAAGATTGTCGACCTCTTCACCATCATGGACCTCGTGGAGAAGACCACGGCATCACTGCCGATCAAGAACAGGGAACGGCGTCTTTTCAGGTTGAAATACATCTATGGCTTTAGAACGGTCGCTTTCCAGGTGGCAATGAGAGCCCCCACGTATCGACTGGCCAGCCCGATCCTGCAAACGGTTTCCGAGAGGTTGCACCTGCAACACCTCTATCGCATGGTTGCGGATAGCCGTCCGAAATTGTCGTTCGTGATGTTCCTGCTCAAAATTCATCCGAGAATTTTTTACAGCTTCGTACGGCGTTTCTCCGAACGGTAA